In Cicer arietinum cultivar CDC Frontier isolate Library 1 chromosome 7, Cicar.CDCFrontier_v2.0, whole genome shotgun sequence, a single window of DNA contains:
- the LOC101504554 gene encoding transcription factor DUO1, translating to MKMHRGKKEQDDNIRKGPWKSEEDEVLVQHVKKYGPRDWSSIRSKGLLLRTGKSCRLRWVNKLRPNLKNGCKFSVEEERIVIDLQREFGNRWAKIASSLPGRTDNDVKNFWSSRQKRLARLLKTSSSSTTTLKSHKNKTKVSASVPTSKAPKFSSSSEGESSTRPQSCSLPCIENSEQVIQMVPLADLIKTEQPIFDTSYVEQEFNPFASNEHIAFPQISELQTDLTFPMESQQDLFGRVDDQNLFDVFGPLDSSEFGMVPQHPLKFPFFDPSESCRIDSNRNIDSFFDDFPQYMFDDIDQPPSSPSKL from the exons atgaaaatGCATCGTGGTAAAAAAGAGCAAGATGATAATATAAGGAAAGGTCCATGGAAATCAGAAGAAGATGAGGTACTTGTTCAACATGTCAAAAAATATGGTCCTCGAGATTGGAGCTCCATTCGATCCAAAGGTCTTCTTCTTAGAACTGGCAAGTCTTGTCGTCTTCGTTGGGTCAATAAGCTCCGACCAAACCTCAAAAA TGGGTGCAAGTTTAGTGTAGAGGAAGAAAGGATTGTGATAGACTTGCAGAGAGAATTTGGGAACAGGTGGGCTAAGATTGCATCCTCTTTGCCTGGAAGAACAGACAATGATGTCAAAAATTTCTGGAGCAGTAGGCAAAAGAGGTTGGCTAGGCTTCtcaaaacatcatcatcatcaacaacaacctTAAAGtcacacaaaaataaaactaaagttTCTGCCTCTGTTCCAACTTCAAAG GCTCCTAAGTTCAGTTCTTCATCAGAGGGAGAATCATCAACAAGGCCTCAATCATGCTCATTACCTTGCATTGAGAATTCTGAACAAGTTATTCAAATGGTGCCATTAGCAGATCTTATAAAAACCGAGCAACCGATTTTTGACACAAGCTACGTCGAACAAGAGTTTAATCCTTTTGCGAGCAATGAACACATTGCATTTCCTCAAATTTCAGAACTCCAAACTGATCTAACTTTTCCAATGGAAAGCCAACAAGACCTATTCGGAAGAGTTGatgatcaaaatttatttgatgtGTTTGGTCCCTTGGATTCATCTGAATTTGGAATGGTTCCACAACATCCTCTTAAATTCCCTTTCTTTGATCCATCAGAGAGTTGTAGAATTGATAGCAACAGAAACATTGATAGTTTCTTTGATGATTTCCCTCAGTACATGTTTGATGACATAGATCAGCCACCTTCAAGTCCATCTAAGCTCTGA